Proteins co-encoded in one Nicotiana sylvestris chromosome 7, ASM39365v2, whole genome shotgun sequence genomic window:
- the LOC138872794 gene encoding uncharacterized protein: protein MGVQEILVLGDSDLLVHQIQGEWETRDLKLILYRQCLHDLCQRFRSVEFRHIPRIHNEIADALATLASMLHHPDKAYVDPVYIQVHDQHAYCNVVEEEIDGKPWFHDIKEYIRLGVYPVHATDDQKRTIRRLASGFFLSGGILYKSTPDLGLLRCIDAKEASTIMAEVHSGVYRPHMNGYVLAKKILRAGATPYLLVYGTEAVIPAEVEIPSIRIIVEAEIDDDEWVKTRLEQLSLIDEKRLVAVCHGQLYQKRMARAYNKNARP, encoded by the exons ATGGGAGTCCAGGAAATACTTGTTCTGGGAGATTCAGATTTGTTGgttcaccagattcaaggagaatgggagactcgagatttgaaactcatactgTACCGACAATgcctgcatgatctttgtcaacgattcagGTCGGTTGAATTTAGACATATTCCcaggattcataatgagattgctgatgccttggctactctggcgtcaatgttacatcatccagacaaGGCTTATGTCGACCCCGTGTATATCCAAGttcatgatcaacatgcttattgtaatgtggtggaagaggaaatcgatggcaagccttggttccacgatatcaaggaatacatcaggttAGGGGTATATCCAGTACATGCTACAgatgaccaaaagagaaccattcgacgtctggctagtggatttttcttaagtggaggaatcttgtacaagaGTACTCCGGATTTAGGACTGCTGAGGTGTATAGATGCTAAAGAAGCTTCAACTATCATGGCCGAAGTGCATTCTGGAGTTTACAGGCCgcatatgaacgggtatgtcttggcaaagaagatacttcgagcag gtgcaactccttatctgctggtatatggaactgaggcagttatacctgcagaagttgagattccatccATTCGGATCATTGtagaagctgaaattgatgatgatgagtgggtcaaaactcggctagagcagttgagtttgattgatgagaaaagattggttgcagtatgtcatggtcaattgtatcagaagagaatggcaagagcatacaacaaaaatgcGCGTCcttga